One Artemia franciscana chromosome 15, ASM3288406v1, whole genome shotgun sequence genomic window carries:
- the LOC136036723 gene encoding uncharacterized protein LOC136036723: MNEQHASTKIVSWNLNGGVSHRIPLIEELCRRGNILCIQEHLLASGSLSLLKFSDNHTFYFVPVKSRQRGRPSGGLEIVCSSAVDSESLRTAENFMVIRTGNLVIVNVYLLTNYSDEESDNRFSKAVRALAKCLKTIMLSKLECVIIGDYNYDLADDSSPRSQLILSTLENWYRMLPKDNDFTFVHTNGSVSNIDHVACTLNVSGTVSVLMGSQSADHIPIEACVNVCIPKEKSSSQWYEIKDWLKADFLLYQTVLDKTLQRIKVPYNLLQANVQRNIQETKIQVNSFCAEITHALLTAEKAAIPFRKIHKHTKIWVLKRSRASESVSR, encoded by the coding sequence ATGAATGAACAGCATGCAAGCACTAAGATCGTGTCGTGGAACTTGAACGGAGGTGTGTCTCACAGAATCCCCTTAATTGAAGAATTATGTCGGCGAGGCAATATTCTATGCATCCAAGAACATCTGCTGGCAAGTGGTAGTCTCAGCCTGCTCAAGTTTTCAGACaatcatacattttattttgtcccAGTAAAGTCTCGTCAACGTGGAAGACCCTCAGGTGGACTAGAGATCGTATGTAGCTCTGCAGTTGATTCCGAGAGTCTTCGTACAGCTGAAAACTTTATGGTTATAAGAACTGGGAATCTTGTGATCGTCAATGTCTACCTCCTCACAAACTACAGCGACGAAGAATCAGATAACCGATTTTCAAAGGCAGTGCGTGCTCTTGCAAAGTGCCTCAAGACTATTATGTTGTCCAAACTGGAATGCGTTATAATCGGAGACTACAACTATGATCTAGCCGACGACTCGTCTCCTCGGTCCCAGTTGATCCTAAGTACACTGGAAAATTGGTATCGTATGCTTCCAAAAGACAATGATTTTACTTTCGTACACACTAATGGTTCAGTCTCAAATATAGACCATGTCGCATGCACATTAAACGTGAGTGGCACAGTTAGCGTCCTAATGGGAAGTCAGTCTGCCGATCATATCCCCATTGAAGCATGTGTTAATGTGTGTATTCCTAAGGAAAAAAGTTCTTCACAGTGGTACGAAATAAAGGATTGGTTAAAGGCCGACTTCCTTCTTTATCAGACAGTGCTCGACAAGACGCTGCAGAGGATCAAAGTACCGTATAATCTCCTACAAGCCAACGTGCAAAGGAATATCCAAGAAACTAAAATACAGGTCAATAGCTTTTGTGCTGAAATCACCCATGCACTACTAACCGCAGAAAAGGCTGCTATTCCTTTTAGGAAAATtcataaacatactaaaatTTGGGTTCTCAAAAGATCGAGAGCTAGTGAAAGCGTGTCAAGATGA